The following coding sequences are from one uncultured Desulfobacter sp. window:
- a CDS encoding iron-containing alcohol dehydrogenase — MLLDFTFYNPTKIYFGKDSLGNLKKELANYGDTVLLVYGKNAIKRIGLYDQVLSILKDAGKKVVELSGVMPNPTYAKLMEGAELVRGNNVSLILAVGGGSVIDLAKGISVSAYCDEDPFEKYWVKFKKVSNKTVPVASILTMVGTGSEMNGGSVITHEDTKIKAGRVFPAEFYPKFSILNPEYTFSVSQYQMVSGVFDTMSHLMEQYFSGDDNNTTDYVIEALLKSSIDNLRAALKNPEDYESRSNLMWNATLALNTVTGVSKAQDWEVHMIEHQLGAYTDCAHGMGLAAISLPYYRHIYSYGLDKFVRFAVEIWGVSPEGKTDDAVALEGLDALESFTKECGIVTSLEALGATREMLPKIAESSVILGNGYKKLTTGDILKILEACF, encoded by the coding sequence ATGCTTTTGGATTTTACCTTCTACAATCCAACAAAAATCTATTTTGGAAAAGATTCTCTTGGAAATCTTAAAAAAGAGTTGGCCAATTATGGAGATACCGTTCTTCTGGTCTATGGTAAAAATGCCATCAAACGCATCGGTCTTTACGATCAGGTTCTCTCCATTTTGAAAGATGCCGGCAAAAAGGTGGTGGAACTGTCAGGCGTCATGCCAAATCCGACCTATGCCAAACTCATGGAAGGCGCTGAGCTCGTGCGCGGCAATAATGTCAGCCTTATCCTGGCCGTTGGCGGCGGTTCTGTGATTGACCTGGCAAAGGGCATCTCCGTCTCGGCGTACTGCGATGAAGATCCGTTTGAAAAATATTGGGTGAAGTTCAAAAAAGTTTCAAACAAGACTGTGCCGGTGGCCTCCATATTGACCATGGTGGGCACCGGTTCTGAGATGAACGGCGGCTCCGTCATTACCCACGAGGATACGAAAATCAAGGCCGGCAGGGTGTTTCCTGCCGAGTTTTATCCAAAATTTTCAATACTGAACCCGGAATATACCTTTTCAGTCTCCCAATACCAGATGGTCAGCGGCGTGTTTGACACCATGTCCCACCTGATGGAACAGTATTTTTCAGGCGATGACAATAATACAACGGATTATGTTATCGAAGCCCTGCTGAAATCATCCATTGATAATCTGCGCGCGGCCTTGAAAAATCCCGAAGATTATGAGTCAAGAAGCAATCTCATGTGGAATGCAACCCTGGCGCTCAACACCGTTACAGGGGTTTCAAAGGCCCAGGACTGGGAAGTCCATATGATTGAACACCAGCTGGGGGCCTACACCGACTGTGCCCATGGCATGGGTCTTGCCGCCATTTCACTGCCCTACTATCGTCACATCTATTCATACGGGCTTGATAAATTTGTCCGGTTTGCCGTTGAAATCTGGGGTGTTTCCCCCGAAGGCAAAACAGATGATGCCGTGGCCCTGGAGGGCCTGGATGCCCTTGAGAGCTTTACAAAAGAGTGCGGCATCGTCACATCCCTTGAAGCGCTCGGTGCCACCAGGGAGATGCTGCCCAAGATTGCTGAATCATCAGTTATTCTTGGCAACGGTTATAAGAAGCTGACCACCGGCGACATTTTAAAAATTCTGGAAGCCTGCTTCTAA
- a CDS encoding DUF362 domain-containing protein, whose product MNQVALCACPDYDEKNVASAVARAVGLCGGMETFVRPGQRVLLKPNLLSAAPLERRVTTDPAVVRAVGKLVLKAGGRVVIGDSPAIDKVSRIARVTGMNDVAAELGADLVEFNRPRLSKTPEGSVYQALELEETVLNADVVINLPKVKTHCMMLLTLGVKNLFGAVVGPRKSQWHMHAGADRMAFADLLLDISRTIKPALTIIDGVWGMQGRGPNNGTPCHLGFIGASCDPLAMDLALAPMLGVHPPSFPLYHAAVRRGFVRPGESDTQMLGDDPKAFIPEKFQLPVLESAMPVPGVVSGLVRRHLTSRPVQAPDLCRDCGKCAEVCPPGSLRFVSPRHAVIDHLTCIRCYCCQEVCPANAIHFKTGALVGLVERLRAVMPR is encoded by the coding sequence ATGAACCAAGTGGCGCTTTGTGCATGCCCCGATTATGATGAAAAAAATGTGGCATCTGCCGTGGCCCGGGCCGTGGGGTTGTGCGGGGGCATGGAGACGTTTGTCCGTCCGGGACAGCGGGTGCTGCTCAAGCCCAATTTGCTCAGTGCCGCACCTTTGGAACGGCGGGTGACCACCGATCCGGCTGTTGTGCGTGCCGTGGGCAAGCTGGTGTTAAAGGCGGGCGGCCGGGTCGTCATCGGCGACAGTCCGGCCATTGACAAGGTCTCTCGTATTGCCCGGGTTACCGGCATGAACGATGTGGCTGCCGAGCTTGGGGCGGATCTGGTTGAGTTCAATCGGCCCAGGCTTTCCAAAACCCCGGAAGGGTCCGTATACCAGGCCCTGGAACTGGAAGAGACCGTGCTGAACGCGGATGTGGTCATTAACCTGCCCAAGGTGAAAACCCATTGCATGATGCTGTTGACTTTAGGGGTTAAAAATCTTTTCGGTGCCGTGGTGGGGCCGCGCAAAAGCCAGTGGCACATGCACGCAGGCGCAGACCGGATGGCATTTGCCGATCTTTTGCTGGATATCTCCCGGACGATTAAACCGGCCCTGACCATAATAGACGGGGTCTGGGGCATGCAGGGCCGGGGACCCAATAACGGCACCCCCTGCCATTTGGGGTTTATTGGGGCATCCTGTGATCCCCTGGCCATGGATCTGGCCCTGGCGCCGATGCTGGGTGTCCATCCGCCAAGTTTTCCGTTGTATCATGCGGCAGTACGCAGGGGCTTCGTCCGGCCCGGTGAATCTGATACCCAGATGCTGGGTGATGATCCAAAGGCATTCATCCCCGAAAAGTTTCAGTTGCCGGTACTGGAATCGGCCATGCCGGTGCCGGGTGTTGTGTCCGGACTCGTCCGCAGGCACCTGACCTCCCGGCCGGTCCAGGCCCCTGACCTATGCCGGGACTGCGGTAAATGCGCCGAGGTCTGTCCACCGGGAAGCCTTCGGTTCGTTTCGCCCCGCCACGCCGTCATTGATCATCTGACCTGCATCCGCTGCTATTGCTGCCAGGAGGTCTGCCCGGCCAACGCCATTCACTTTAAAACAGGCGCCCTGGTGGGCCTTGTCGAGCGGTTACGCGCAGTAATGCCCCGGTGA
- a CDS encoding efflux RND transporter periplasmic adaptor subunit: MNQTASRSSLGGTLLKIILPVCLIALGIAGFWYYKSKSVKVTRKPAEKTAPVVDIIKVNPDRVVAQIRAMGTVRPDREVEIKSQVAGTVIQVAPEFVQGGLIREGRTMVRIDPADYTLAVNKAQSALAQAQADFEIEKGQQQIAKEELRLMTTMSANEIPETGLVLRKPQLEQARAAVASAQSDLESARLDLARTRITAPFDALVLSKAVDRGAMTPAQGTLATLVAVACYQVEVQVPLDRLDRIQVHETHGSPARIRSLYAGREWEGRVVRTTGAVTEQSRMAGVIIQVDDPLGLGPAKGRPAMLLDDHVEAIIEGQAFDNVFSLPRTLVREDSTLWIYNDGRLEIRKVAPVWIENDRVFVQSGLSPGDLVISSDLPTPVSGMALTLASRESR, encoded by the coding sequence ATGAACCAGACTGCGTCCCGATCCTCCCTGGGGGGGACCCTTTTAAAAATTATTCTGCCTGTATGTTTGATCGCCCTGGGCATCGCCGGGTTTTGGTATTACAAATCAAAGTCCGTGAAGGTGACGCGAAAACCTGCTGAAAAAACCGCGCCGGTGGTGGATATCATAAAAGTGAATCCCGACCGGGTCGTCGCACAGATCCGGGCCATGGGCACGGTCCGGCCGGACCGTGAGGTGGAGATTAAATCCCAGGTGGCCGGCACGGTGATTCAAGTGGCCCCGGAATTTGTCCAGGGGGGATTGATCCGTGAGGGCCGGACCATGGTTCGGATTGATCCGGCGGACTATACACTTGCCGTGAACAAAGCCCAAAGCGCTTTGGCCCAGGCCCAGGCTGATTTTGAAATTGAAAAGGGCCAGCAGCAGATTGCAAAGGAAGAGCTTAGGCTCATGACGACAATGTCCGCCAATGAGATACCGGAGACAGGACTTGTGCTCAGAAAACCCCAACTTGAACAGGCCCGGGCCGCCGTGGCAAGCGCCCAAAGCGATCTTGAATCCGCACGCCTGGATCTGGCGCGAACCAGAATAACGGCCCCCTTTGATGCCCTGGTGTTGTCCAAAGCGGTGGATAGGGGCGCCATGACCCCGGCCCAGGGAACCCTTGCCACCCTGGTGGCCGTGGCCTGCTACCAGGTGGAAGTCCAGGTGCCCCTGGACCGTCTGGACCGGATACAGGTCCATGAAACCCATGGCAGTCCGGCCCGGATTCGTTCCCTTTATGCGGGCCGGGAGTGGGAGGGGCGTGTGGTGCGGACCACCGGTGCCGTTACCGAGCAAAGCCGCATGGCAGGCGTGATTATCCAGGTGGATGATCCCCTGGGGCTCGGACCTGCCAAAGGTCGTCCGGCCATGCTGCTGGATGATCATGTGGAAGCAATCATTGAAGGCCAGGCCTTCGACAATGTGTTTTCCCTGCCCCGGACCCTGGTGCGGGAGGATTCCACATTATGGATATACAATGACGGACGCCTGGAGATCCGCAAGGTGGCCCCGGTGTGGATTGAAAATGACCGGGTGTTCGTTCAATCCGGGCTCTCCCCGGGAGACCTTGTGATTTCGTCAGATCTTCCCACGCCGGTGTCGGGCATGGCCTTGACCCTCGCTTCCCGGGAGAGCCGATAA
- the cooS gene encoding anaerobic carbon-monoxide dehydrogenase catalytic subunit — MPKEKKTIDQKTIWDDAKAMLKKAEAEGIETAWDRLEEQTPHCTFCELGTSCKNCVMGPCRISARGNKKQRGVCGADADVIVARNFGRFIAGGSAGHSDHGRDLIEVLEAIVENETSDYTIRDEAKLLRLASEVGIKVEGRTVTDVARDFVDECFADFGSRKKAVMFLQRAPQKRLEIWKKLEMTPRGVDREIAEMMHRTHMGCDNDAPNTMIHACRTALSDGWAGSMIGTELSDIIFGTPTPSRSSANLGVIREDKVNILVHGHNPVVSEMILSAARDPELVAKAEAAGAKGINIGGLCCTGNELLMRQGIPMAGNHLMTELAIVTGAVEAVVVDYQCIMPSLVQIAGCYHTRFVTTSNKAKFTGAIHFEIHPHNAYLKAKEIVDLAITAFSERDQGRVEIPAKPVEIMTGFSNEAILGALGGTLEPLLDAVKAGKIRGFVGIVGCNNPKFPQDSCNVGLAKALIKRDIMVLATGCITTAAGKAGLLVPEGIQMAGPGLGEICSALGIPPVLHMGSCVDNARILQLCALIAGALGVDISDLPVAASSPEWYSEKAAAIGTYAVASGIYTHLGLPPNILGSQTVTDLVLNGLEDLVGASFVVEPDPIKAAELIDIRISAKRTALGLSA, encoded by the coding sequence ATGCCAAAAGAAAAAAAGACCATCGACCAGAAAACAATCTGGGATGATGCCAAGGCAATGTTAAAAAAAGCAGAAGCCGAAGGTATTGAAACGGCCTGGGACAGACTGGAGGAACAGACCCCACATTGTACATTCTGCGAACTGGGCACTTCCTGTAAAAACTGTGTGATGGGGCCATGCCGCATCAGTGCCAGGGGCAACAAAAAACAACGGGGGGTTTGCGGCGCCGATGCAGATGTGATTGTGGCCCGGAACTTTGGCCGTTTTATCGCCGGCGGTTCTGCGGGCCATTCCGACCATGGCAGAGATTTAATCGAAGTATTGGAAGCCATTGTCGAAAACGAAACCAGTGACTACACCATTCGGGATGAAGCCAAGTTGCTTCGCCTGGCTTCAGAGGTCGGCATAAAGGTGGAAGGCCGCACCGTGACAGACGTCGCCCGCGATTTCGTGGACGAATGCTTTGCGGATTTCGGCAGCCGCAAAAAAGCCGTGATGTTTCTTCAACGAGCGCCGCAAAAGCGCCTTGAAATCTGGAAAAAACTGGAAATGACACCGCGCGGGGTTGACCGGGAAATTGCGGAAATGATGCACCGAACCCACATGGGCTGTGACAATGATGCGCCAAATACCATGATCCATGCCTGCCGTACGGCACTTTCGGACGGCTGGGCAGGCTCCATGATCGGCACCGAGCTTTCGGATATCATCTTTGGAACTCCCACGCCGTCACGTTCATCAGCAAATCTGGGTGTAATCCGTGAAGATAAGGTCAATATTCTGGTACACGGGCATAACCCGGTTGTATCAGAGATGATTCTATCCGCAGCACGAGACCCTGAGCTTGTCGCCAAGGCTGAGGCCGCGGGTGCAAAGGGAATAAATATCGGGGGACTTTGCTGCACCGGCAACGAGTTGCTCATGCGTCAGGGGATCCCCATGGCCGGGAATCACCTGATGACAGAACTTGCCATTGTCACCGGCGCTGTGGAGGCTGTCGTGGTGGACTACCAATGCATCATGCCAAGCCTGGTCCAGATCGCCGGCTGCTATCACACCCGCTTTGTCACCACCTCAAACAAGGCCAAGTTCACCGGTGCCATTCATTTTGAAATTCACCCGCACAACGCCTATTTAAAGGCAAAAGAGATTGTTGATCTTGCCATAACCGCATTCTCGGAACGAGACCAGGGACGGGTGGAAATCCCGGCCAAGCCTGTGGAAATTATGACCGGCTTTTCCAATGAAGCCATACTTGGAGCCCTGGGCGGCACGCTTGAGCCGTTGCTCGACGCCGTCAAAGCCGGAAAAATACGTGGCTTTGTGGGGATTGTCGGCTGTAATAATCCCAAATTCCCCCAGGACTCATGCAATGTCGGACTTGCCAAAGCGCTGATCAAGCGCGACATCATGGTACTTGCCACAGGCTGTATTACCACGGCCGCCGGAAAGGCCGGCCTGCTTGTGCCCGAAGGGATACAGATGGCCGGGCCCGGGCTTGGTGAAATCTGTTCCGCCCTTGGCATTCCACCGGTGCTGCATATGGGCAGCTGCGTGGACAATGCACGGATTCTCCAACTCTGCGCCCTGATTGCCGGCGCCCTGGGTGTCGACATTTCAGACCTGCCGGTGGCCGCAAGTTCACCGGAGTGGTACTCGGAAAAAGCGGCAGCCATCGGCACCTATGCTGTGGCAAGCGGTATCTATACGCACCTTGGCCTGCCGCCAAACATCCTTGGCTCCCAGACAGTTACCGACCTTGTTCTAAACGGGCTGGAAGACCTGGTGGGTGCAAGCTTTGTGGTTGAACCAGATCCGATCAAGGCGGCAGAGCTCATCGATATCCGTATTTCTGCAAAACGAACTGCCTTGGGTCTGAGCGCATGA
- a CDS encoding efflux RND transporter permease subunit, producing MPEHTPVPSGPPGDTQRGALAWMAGNTVAANLLMAVFLVGGLFMAFNIKQEVFPEFSLDSVSISVAYPGASPEEVESGIILAVEEAVRDIEGIDEINSKALEGRASVTIEALDGADVTRLWQEIKSEVDRIDTFPDEAEDPVVTITSRQREVVRLALHGDAPETTMRDLADDIRDRFLSDPEITQVALEGVREREILVEISTNTLRRYGMTLSDVADAVSTASVELGGGAIKSGAGDILLRIKSRKDYARQYAKLPIITREDGSQLVLSDIAKVSESFEDSDEWASFNGRRAVTIAVYRVGKQTPTQVADATKKMLKRINADLPEGVQVSIVRDMSKIFAQRADLLLRNAYMGLGLVFLCLALFLEIRLAFWVSLGIPISFLGSFIFLSATDFTINMISMFAFIVTLGIVVDDAVVVGENIYHCRRQGMKFLDASIQGAKSIAVPVFFSVVTNMVTFMPIMFIPGIMGKIFKTMPLVVVAVFGVSLIESLFILPAHLSHANRPLFFPLNILEAWQARFSEKFEVFIKSVYGRILSMLLAWRYTVFALGVALLLITFGYVKSGKMGMVLFPKVESDYAFCEIYLPYGTPETKVRQMEMRLVATAQKTVDENGARELSTGIFSQVSENNIRVRIYLTPPEVRPISTSDVTRIWREKTGRVAGVETISFESNRGGPGAGKALTIALSHRDTDVLNRAGEDLAQQLDEYPIVSDIDDGSAQGKRQFDIVLTPAGQRMGLTSATIARKIRNAYQGIEAVKNQRGRNEVTVRVRIAEAERISETAFENYVLHAPNGEIMLRDAIKIIKGRAYTEISRSNGRREIEVSANVTPQSQSENIIRDMKEDILPSLVKHYPGLSYEFKGRQADIKESVGALVRGLALALFCVFALLAIPFKSYFQPLIIMLCIPFGIIGAVAGHIIMGYSLSVMSLFGVVAMAGVVVNDSLVLIDFANRLVRGGMPVAAAVRAAGIQRFRPILLTTLTTCGGLAPIITETSRQAKFLIPMAISLGFGILFATLITLGLVPCLYLILEDIKGLFSKEESAL from the coding sequence ATGCCTGAACACACCCCGGTTCCCTCCGGTCCCCCGGGCGACACCCAAAGGGGCGCCCTTGCCTGGATGGCCGGCAACACCGTGGCCGCCAATTTGCTCATGGCGGTTTTCCTTGTGGGCGGCCTTTTCATGGCCTTCAACATCAAGCAGGAGGTGTTCCCTGAATTTTCCCTGGATTCGGTGAGTATTTCCGTGGCCTATCCCGGGGCCAGCCCCGAAGAGGTGGAGTCCGGCATTATCCTGGCCGTGGAAGAGGCGGTGCGGGATATTGAAGGCATTGATGAGATAAACTCCAAAGCCCTGGAAGGCCGTGCGTCGGTCACCATAGAAGCCCTGGACGGAGCGGATGTCACACGCTTGTGGCAGGAGATCAAAAGCGAGGTGGACCGGATTGACACCTTTCCCGATGAGGCCGAAGACCCGGTGGTCACCATCACCTCCCGGCAGCGGGAAGTGGTCCGTCTGGCCCTTCACGGCGACGCGCCGGAGACCACCATGCGCGATCTTGCCGACGATATCAGGGACAGGTTTTTGTCCGATCCCGAAATCACCCAGGTGGCCCTGGAAGGCGTCAGGGAGCGGGAGATCCTGGTGGAGATCTCCACCAATACCCTGCGGCGTTACGGCATGACCCTGTCCGACGTGGCCGATGCCGTCTCCACGGCCTCTGTGGAGCTGGGGGGCGGTGCCATTAAATCCGGTGCCGGGGATATCCTGCTGCGCATCAAATCGCGAAAAGACTATGCCCGGCAATATGCAAAATTGCCCATCATTACCCGGGAAGATGGGTCGCAATTGGTGTTGTCCGATATTGCCAAGGTCAGCGAAAGCTTTGAGGATTCAGACGAATGGGCGTCATTTAACGGCCGGCGGGCCGTCACCATTGCGGTCTACCGGGTGGGAAAACAGACCCCCACCCAGGTGGCCGACGCCACCAAAAAAATGCTCAAGCGCATCAATGCGGACCTGCCCGAGGGGGTTCAGGTGAGCATTGTCAGGGATATGTCCAAAATTTTTGCCCAAAGAGCGGACCTTTTGCTGCGCAACGCATATATGGGGCTGGGCCTGGTCTTTTTGTGCCTGGCCCTGTTCCTTGAAATCCGCCTGGCCTTCTGGGTCAGCCTGGGCATCCCCATTTCATTTCTGGGCTCTTTTATTTTTTTGTCCGCCACCGATTTTACCATCAATATGATCAGCATGTTTGCCTTTATCGTTACCCTGGGCATTGTGGTGGATGATGCCGTGGTGGTGGGGGAGAACATCTACCATTGCCGCCGCCAGGGCATGAAGTTTCTGGATGCTTCCATCCAGGGGGCAAAGAGCATTGCCGTGCCCGTATTTTTTTCCGTGGTCACCAATATGGTTACATTTATGCCCATCATGTTCATCCCGGGCATCATGGGCAAGATATTTAAAACCATGCCCCTGGTGGTGGTGGCCGTGTTTGGTGTCTCTTTGATTGAGAGCCTGTTTATCCTGCCGGCACACTTAAGCCATGCCAATCGCCCCTTGTTTTTTCCCTTGAATATTCTTGAGGCCTGGCAGGCAAGGTTTTCTGAAAAGTTTGAGGTTTTTATCAAATCCGTGTACGGCCGGATTTTGTCTATGCTGCTGGCCTGGCGGTATACGGTATTTGCCCTAGGCGTTGCCCTGCTCCTGATTACCTTCGGCTATGTAAAATCCGGAAAAATGGGCATGGTGTTGTTTCCAAAAGTTGAATCCGATTACGCTTTTTGTGAAATTTATCTGCCATACGGCACGCCTGAGACCAAGGTCCGGCAAATGGAAATGCGTCTGGTGGCAACGGCCCAAAAGACCGTGGATGAAAACGGCGCTCGGGAGTTGTCCACGGGGATTTTTTCCCAGGTCAGTGAGAACAATATCCGGGTGAGGATTTATTTGACCCCTCCCGAGGTGCGACCAATATCCACCTCGGATGTGACCCGGATCTGGCGGGAGAAAACCGGCCGGGTGGCCGGGGTGGAAACCATCTCCTTTGAATCCAATCGGGGCGGCCCCGGGGCCGGCAAGGCCCTGACCATCGCCCTGAGCCACCGGGACACGGATGTTTTGAACCGGGCCGGGGAAGACCTTGCCCAACAACTGGATGAATACCCCATCGTATCGGACATTGATGACGGGTCTGCCCAGGGCAAACGTCAGTTTGACATCGTCTTGACCCCGGCCGGTCAGCGGATGGGGCTGACGTCCGCAACCATTGCCCGCAAAATTCGCAATGCCTACCAGGGGATTGAGGCCGTGAAAAACCAGCGGGGAAGAAACGAGGTCACGGTCCGGGTGCGCATTGCAGAAGCCGAGCGCATTTCCGAAACCGCATTTGAAAATTATGTGCTACATGCCCCAAACGGGGAGATCATGCTCCGGGATGCCATTAAAATTATCAAGGGCAGGGCCTATACCGAGATCAGCCGCAGCAACGGACGACGGGAAATTGAGGTGTCGGCCAACGTGACCCCCCAGTCCCAGTCCGAGAATATTATCCGGGATATGAAAGAGGATATCCTGCCGTCACTGGTGAAACACTATCCGGGCCTGTCATACGAATTCAAGGGCCGGCAGGCGGATATCAAAGAGAGTGTGGGTGCCCTGGTCAGGGGTCTGGCCCTGGCGTTGTTCTGTGTGTTTGCCTTGCTGGCCATTCCCTTTAAAAGCTATTTTCAGCCGTTGATCATTATGCTGTGCATTCCCTTTGGCATTATCGGGGCGGTGGCCGGCCATATTATCATGGGGTATTCCCTTTCGGTCATGAGCCTGTTCGGCGTTGTGGCCATGGCCGGGGTGGTGGTGAATGACTCTTTGGTGCTCATTGATTTTGCCAACCGCCTGGTGCGCGGGGGCATGCCCGTGGCGGCTGCGGTCCGGGCTGCCGGCATACAGCGGTTCAGGCCCATTTTGTTGACCACTTTGACTACCTGCGGGGGCCTTGCGCCGATTATCACCGAGACATCTCGACAGGCTAAGTTTCTGATTCCCATGGCCATCTCCCTGGGGTTCGGGATTTTGTTTGCTACCTTGATTACCCTGGGGCTGGTGCCTTGTCTTTATCTGATTTTGGAAGATATTAAGGGCCTGTTTTCTAAAGAGGAATCTGCTTTATGA
- a CDS encoding AAA family ATPase: MKLAFAGKGGVGKTTLTAWTADYLARQGKNVWMVDADTALSLGQASGLAQDKLPEPLVLREDVIRERIGSGIYSLTPEVSDLPATIAVDVPLSDCDRCAQPGAKKLLLMGTVTGAGGGCACKANSLLKAVLAHLVLDQDDWVLVDLEAGVEHLGRGTVAGVDGLIIVSEPSKRSLDTGAAISAMAGELGLSNQLLVLNRFDGNEFPKIERLPEKCLAMPTITDLINTQLHSGTVTGLNVQADIDALLENMLLQLTGPSKQKQVSKMSGG, encoded by the coding sequence ATGAAACTGGCTTTTGCAGGAAAAGGCGGCGTGGGCAAAACAACCCTGACGGCCTGGACAGCAGACTATCTTGCCAGGCAGGGTAAAAATGTATGGATGGTGGATGCCGACACCGCGCTCTCACTGGGACAGGCCTCGGGACTTGCCCAGGACAAACTGCCCGAGCCGCTGGTCTTGCGTGAAGATGTTATCCGGGAGCGAATCGGCTCCGGAATTTACAGCCTAACGCCTGAGGTGAGCGATTTACCCGCGACCATCGCGGTTGATGTCCCTTTAAGTGACTGCGATCGCTGCGCACAACCCGGGGCAAAAAAACTTTTGCTTATGGGAACAGTGACAGGGGCCGGGGGCGGCTGTGCCTGTAAGGCAAATTCCCTGCTTAAGGCGGTCCTGGCCCATCTTGTGCTGGACCAGGATGACTGGGTGCTGGTTGACCTGGAGGCAGGTGTTGAGCACCTGGGTCGCGGCACTGTTGCCGGGGTTGATGGTTTGATCATTGTCTCTGAGCCAAGCAAGCGCAGCCTGGATACCGGTGCTGCGATCAGTGCCATGGCAGGAGAACTGGGTTTATCGAACCAGCTACTGGTTTTAAACCGCTTCGACGGCAATGAATTTCCCAAAATTGAAAGATTGCCTGAAAAATGCCTGGCCATGCCTACCATTACAGACCTGATAAACACTCAACTCCATTCGGGTACCGTAACCGGTCTGAATGTACAGGCGGATATTGATGCCCTGCTGGAAAATATGCTCCTGCAACTGACTGGTCCCTCAAAGCAGAAGCAGGTCTCCAAAATGAGTGGGGGGTAG
- a CDS encoding pyridoxal phosphate-dependent aminotransferase, with product MPIADKMVGIVKSASMIRKMFEEGIRMREQFGAENVFDFSLGNPDVPPPPVVKETVLGIINDTATSHGYMPNAGFPWVRQAVADYLNAQCGVGVTADLVVMSVGAAGALNDTLKALVNPGEEILVPAPYFVGYNQYAFIAGAALKTVSTQPDFHLDLGAIEAAINQETRVMLVNSPNNPTGVVYTKEELDEFGQLLEKKSREFGKRIYLISDEPYRKIAYDVDVPWMFGVYDHTIVLTSYSKELSLAGERVGYLAVHPAAEDAELIAAAAGVANTMMFVNAPALFQQVVGKLQGVCVDVDIYRKRRDMICDGLGAAGYEFNVPEGAFYLFPKTPIENDVEFAGLLKEENILVVPGSGFGGPGHFRLSYAVPEQSIANSMAGFKRAMEKAQNLK from the coding sequence ATGCCGATTGCAGATAAGATGGTCGGGATTGTAAAATCCGCATCCATGATTCGAAAGATGTTTGAGGAAGGCATCCGGATGAGAGAACAGTTCGGGGCCGAGAATGTGTTTGATTTTTCTTTGGGAAATCCCGATGTGCCCCCGCCGCCCGTGGTCAAGGAGACGGTTCTGGGCATTATCAATGATACTGCAACTTCCCATGGGTATATGCCCAACGCCGGGTTCCCCTGGGTGCGCCAGGCCGTTGCCGATTACCTGAACGCCCAGTGCGGCGTCGGGGTGACTGCGGATCTGGTGGTCATGAGTGTGGGGGCGGCCGGTGCCTTGAATGATACTTTGAAAGCCCTGGTCAATCCCGGCGAAGAGATTCTGGTTCCGGCACCCTATTTTGTGGGGTACAACCAGTATGCGTTCATTGCCGGCGCGGCCCTTAAGACCGTCTCTACCCAGCCCGATTTTCATCTGGATCTTGGTGCCATTGAGGCGGCCATTAATCAAGAGACCCGCGTGATGCTCGTCAATTCTCCCAACAATCCGACGGGTGTCGTTTACACCAAAGAGGAGCTGGATGAATTCGGCCAGCTTCTGGAAAAGAAGAGCCGGGAATTTGGAAAACGCATTTATCTGATCTCCGACGAACCCTATCGCAAGATTGCCTATGATGTGGATGTGCCCTGGATGTTCGGGGTGTATGACCATACCATCGTCCTGACCTCCTACTCCAAAGAACTCTCTTTGGCCGGTGAGCGTGTGGGGTATCTGGCCGTTCATCCTGCTGCCGAAGATGCGGAATTGATTGCGGCGGCTGCAGGCGTGGCCAACACCATGATGTTCGTGAATGCCCCGGCCCTGTTCCAGCAGGTGGTGGGAAAGCTCCAGGGCGTGTGTGTGGATGTTGATATTTATCGCAAACGCAGGGATATGATCTGTGACGGTCTTGGGGCGGCAGGATATGAGTTCAACGTACCCGAAGGGGCATTCTACCTGTTCCCCAAAACCCCCATTGAAAATGATGTGGAATTTGCAGGTCTCCTGAAAGAAGAGAATATTCTGGTCGTTCCCGGCTCCGGATTCGGCGGGCCCGGCCATTTCCGGCTCTCCTATGCGGTGCCTGAACAGTCCATTGCAAATTCCATGGCCGGATTCAAGCGGGCCATGGAAAAGGCTCAAAATCTCAAATAA